ATTACGTTATAACGGCCAATTCTTCATCATTCTGCTGATTGCGGTGAGGAATTTTCTCAACAACCTTGTGTCGTGAGTTTGTGACTCATGACCTGGTGACGAAAAGTAGAGGCAATCATAGTTGGAAACCTGAGGCTGCCATTACAATTTGTATTTTTGTGTGTTACATACAAGCATTGCCTTGAGTTTCCTTTATACGCCTCCTCTTTTCCTACATGCTAATAAACTCTTCTGGTTTTCCAAAAGTCCGAGACTATGTTGGCCTCTTCATCACCTGCTGCAATGCAACCCACGTTCATATCATCTCAATCAGGATATAGCAGAGCAAATGCAGCACTGCCTCCTTTTCCAGGCTCAGAAGGTGAACTCTCCTGTCTGTATGTACATGCTTGACTTTCCAGATTACAACCATGGAAGATTCATCCTTATGGCGACGATACATCATCATTGTTGAAACTGTATGGCGCGGCGCTCGAGTAGCCCGTGCTCGTGCTGCTGACCTGGGCAGCTTCATACTCCTGTCCAAGAGTCCGCAGCCTGTTCAACTCTGGCAAGATTTCTTTCCCGAGATCTGGCCGGTCCTTCTTCCGTAGCTCCGCACATTTCAAAGCCAGCTGCGTGAACACCAGGGCCTCTTCCACTGGCCAGTCTGTCACCGTCGGGTCAAGTACCTCCTGGAAAGCCCCTTTCTCTATGGCATGCTCGACTTGGTGCGTGAGGCCCATGGGGGACCTGGCTGTGACGATCTGGAGCAGCAGGATGCCGAACGAGTATATGTCGGACTTGGTGGTCAGCATGCCCGTCTGCTGGTACTCGGGGTCTATGTAGCAAAATGTGCCGGCTGTGGACGTCATCCTGTACTGTGTGACTTCTGCTATGGACTGTGGCACCAGCCTCGCGAGGCCAACGTCGCTGATCTTGCTGACGAAGTTGTGGTCGAGGAGGATGTTGCCAGGCTTCAGGTCTCGGTGCACAAGTGGTTCTGGCTTCGCCTGGTGGAGGAAGAGAAGGCCGGTAGCGATGTCTGCAGCAATTCTGAAGCGGATGTTCCATGGGATTGGCTTGGTGTTGCCTCTTCTGCATAGCCGGTCCTCTAGGCTTCCGTAGTCCATGTACTCGTACACCAAGCAGCCATACTCGGGGCATGCTCCGAGCAACAGGACCATGTTTGGGTGCCGCATGCTGCTAAGTATTTCAATCTGCAAAGTATTGATCATGGCTTCATTTGCATAAGGAAAATGCTGCTAAAGACTCAATAGCTAGATGAGGCCTcctaaaacaaataaaagaaaaccTGCTTCCTGATGTCGAACATATTTATTACCAGTAAAAGAGAAGGAATGCGCTTGGTATTTATATGGCTCAGTAATATGTAAGTACTGAAAGCAGCCCTGAATAGACTGAAAAATAATGAAACTATGACTGCATAACTATGAAGGTCTTGGGATTTGCAATGCTGTATTGTATTTACCTCTTGCTGAAACTGTTTCCTTCCCTGTGATGCGTCTGGTCTTAGGATTTTAATAGCGACATTGGTATGATCCAATACAGCTTTATATACTGGTCCATATCCACCTTCGCCTATCTTGAGTGCCCTGTCAAACTTATGCGTGGCAGCCTCTATATCATCGATGGAATACCTTCTGTACCGGAGATCCGTCTCCGATGCTCTCCTTCTCTCCTCGAACTCGCGCTTTGCCTTCCATTCTGCTCTCAATCTCTTCTGCGCCTCGAGCTCTGCAATTTTTTGGGCAGCTTCTGCTGCCTCCAGTGCAGCTTTGCACTTTGCCTTCTCCATTTCAACAAGTGCAAGAGCTTCTTCTTCTGAACTCCTTAGTTCTTGGTACAATTTAGACTCTTCCACCTTCATCTGGGACAGCTGAGCTGCCTGCAGTTATATTATTTATTTCATTATATCAAGAGAGTTTGGTCGGTTTAGGAACTGCTTGACGTTATACTCAGGTCCATCTATTTACATGTATAAACAGTACCTTCTGTTTGGCGTCAAGTGCTTCCTTACATGCGGAGTTATACATTTCCATTGTCTGCTTCAGCTCTAGTCTCAGTCGTCTCATCTCAGCTTCTACATCCTTCTGCATTCAAGCGAAGCAAAATATGAATTCATGACCCAGTACCAAACAACTTCAAATCAATGTCCAGCTTGCAAAGTTTTGATCCACTGTAGCGACTTAATGGTTACAATGCTCTTACCCCGGCTGAACTTAGGCTTTCCAAGGATGCATATGATGATAGTTCCAGAGATTCAGCATAATCCACAGAATTTAACTCCATGCTCATGGGAAAATCAACGTCATCTGAAAAGGAGCTGCGAGTCACGGAGGGCCTTGGTGGTGCAATGAAGTCGATGTAGTCGTCGAAATCCTTTTGAGGTGCTTGCCTTCCAGAGAGGAGATGCCTATCTCTTGTTGGGACCTTTG
This genomic stretch from Hordeum vulgare subsp. vulgare chromosome 6H, MorexV3_pseudomolecules_assembly, whole genome shotgun sequence harbors:
- the LOC123401744 gene encoding U-box domain-containing protein 51-like; amino-acid sequence: MYLSAFSTVSHSGEPEAGKDSSTIVAVDRDKNSQQAAKWAVDRLMARGSTLQLVHVRANQSTQTGEAGRGVDTDAEMSQLFISYRGYCARKGMHLNEVILDGSDISKAIIDYATGHAITDIVVGASSRNTFIRRFRNPDVPTCLMKMAPDYCTVHVIHKGKVVQVKAAKAPAPFSTLPPKQNSQPNIEPDAFARSSREWRKFSNPSSPRTSRTSVDRLSGYAKVPTRDRHLLSGRQAPQKDFDDYIDFIAPPRPSVTRSSFSDDVDFPMSMELNSVDYAESLELSSYASLESLSSAGKDVEAEMRRLRLELKQTMEMYNSACKEALDAKQKAAQLSQMKVEESKLYQELRSSEEEALALVEMEKAKCKAALEAAEAAQKIAELEAQKRLRAEWKAKREFEERRRASETDLRYRRYSIDDIEAATHKFDRALKIGEGGYGPVYKAVLDHTNVAIKILRPDASQGRKQFQQEIEILSSMRHPNMVLLLGACPEYGCLVYEYMDYGSLEDRLCRRGNTKPIPWNIRFRIAADIATGLLFLHQAKPEPLVHRDLKPGNILLDHNFVSKISDVGLARLVPQSIAEVTQYRMTSTAGTFCYIDPEYQQTGMLTTKSDIYSFGILLLQIVTARSPMGLTHQVEHAIEKGAFQEVLDPTVTDWPVEEALVFTQLALKCAELRKKDRPDLGKEILPELNRLRTLGQEYEAAQVSSTSTGYSSAAPYSFNNDDVSSP